A region of the Pirellulales bacterium genome:
GGCCCACCGATTTGAGGGTCAGGTTTCAGGCGTCAGGCGTCAGGACAAACAACCTGACGCCTGACGCCTAACAATGGTTGGCCGGCGCTCGCAAGCTCGCTGGTCCCACCCTACGCGAACTACGCGAACAACTCGTAAACCGGCTTGCCCGGTGCAATCTGAATCGGCCGGCCCTGCTGGTCGGTCACTTCCGACCGCGAGTGGATGCCCAGCGCGTGATAAATCGTGGCGGCCACATCCGCCGGACTGACCGGCTGCGAGGCGGGATAGGCCGCGTTGCGGTCCGATGTGCCATGCACATAGCCGCCTCGAATACCGGCGCCGGCCATCACAACGCAATAGCAGAACGACCAGTGATCGCGGCCGGCGTTCTTGTTGATCAGCGGCGTGCGGCCCATGTCGCCCATCCACACCACCAGTGTTTCGTCGAGCAGGTTCCGCTCGCCAAGGTCTTGCAAGAGCGCTGAAAGTCCCTGGTCGGTGACGGGCAGCAGCGTGTTCTTGAGCGATTTGAAATTGTCGCCATGGGTGTCCCAGTCGCGGTTGGCCACCGAGTACACGGTGACCATTGGAACTCCCGCCTCCACCAGCCGGCGGGCCAAGAGGCAGTTCTGAGCGAAGGGCGTGGGACCGTAAAGTTCGCGCGTGCGCTGCGGCTCTTTTGCCAAGTCGAAGGCGTCGCGGCTGGCGGGCGACGCCAACAGCTCGTACGCCCGGCGGCGAAAGTTGTCCAGGTCGCGCGTGCCGGCCCTGCCCTCCAAGGCGGGCAGGGCGCGATTCAACTCGTCGAGCAGGTGCCGTCGGCCGGTCAACTTTTGCCCCGCCGTCTCCGTCTCGCCCAGCATCGATCCGACTACCCGCATGTCGAGCCGCACGTCGTCGCCGCCCATCGGTTGCGTGAACGGCACGGCGAACGGGTCGTAGGCGTGTCCCAAACAACCGGCGTTCTGGCCCATGCTGTCTTTGTTGCCAAAGTGCCGCAGTTCCCCGAGCGTGACGTAGGGAAACATCGACTTATCGGCCGCGCCGAGCTTGCTCACCACCGAGCCGAGCGAAGGCATGTCTTGCGGCGTGGCGGCCGGCTCAATGCCCAAGGGCCGCGAGCGTGGATGGGGATGCGCCGTCAATGCCAGGTAGGCGCCGACCGCATGGTCGTTGTCGGCGTGGTTTACCGAGCGGAGAATCGCATAGCGGTCGGCCGCCGCCGCCAGCCGGGGAAGGTGCTCGCAGAGGGCTGTGCCCGGCACTTGCGTGGCAATCGGCAGAAATTCGCCGCGGATTTCGACCGGTGCCTCCGGTTTGAGATCGAAGCTGTCAATGTGCGACGGGCCGCCGTAATTGAAGACAAGGATACAGGCTTTGGCCTTGCCAAACGTGGCTGACTGCGGTCCGCCTCGATCGCTGGTTTGTCGGCCGAGCGCGGTGCGTGCCCGCAGCCAGTCGGACCACAGCAATCCGGTGAATGCCAACCCGCCCACGCGCAAGATTTCGCGACGCGAAACGCCGTCGCACAATCGAACGCCGCGGCCGAGGAACGAGAGCATTGGTGGCCTCCTTTCATTAAGCCGCCATTATAGCTCGTCGGACTTCGCAGACGACATCAAGGCCTCTACCGACGCTTCGGAAACCTCGACTTCCACGAAGCGTTGCATAGGATAGAGGTAGTCTTCGCCCGAGTCGTCGACGATCCGCAGATAGCTTTCCTGCGCAGCCTTTTCGTCCGGCAAGACCCTGTAAAGTTTCCAAGCCGTGAGATCGTCGCATCCCTGGTCGGTGACGCAGACAACGAATCTTGCTCGCTCGGCGTGTGCCATGTTTTAATCCAAAAACCGCTTGATCTTCAATTTGCGTTTGCCGACGCCGTGCGCTTCGTACCAGTGAATCTCCGCGCGACGGAGGTTTCCGTTGACCAGCCGAACTGTGGCGATGCCCTTTAGCTTCCGCCATCGACGACCACCGTACTGCGACTTAAGGTCGGCATGTTCGCGTATCGACAGGTTGACGGCTATCGTTTCAACACTCGTCAGCCGCCCGATGATCTCAAAGTCCAGCATCGCCAGCGTGTCCTTTGCTTTGGCGAATCGTGGTCTGACTTATTATAAGCCGCGAGGCGCGCTGCAGCGCTACACGAGAGCGGGTTCTTCGACCGGCACGGCAAAGCTCATGTGCAATTCTGCGTGCCGCAGGTGAAAGCGGTCCCATTGGTCGAGACTCAGTTCGCCGAGCAGCGGATGTGCGGCCCGCTCCGTCTCGAAGTGCAGCCGCTCGATGGCCGCACGCAACGACGCGATGCCTTTTTCGACGCTCGTTGGCTTCGGCGTGAGTGTCCCGGCAACTTCTTCGGGTAATTGCAAACCGGCGGGCATCGGGCCGGCCAATAACCGCCGCGCGTAAAACAGACGCACGACGAGCCGCGTCCACCAAGCGACGTGCGCCGCGGTTCCGTCGATCGAGGCGTGGATGCTGCGGGCAAGATGGAGAAAAATCTGGCCGAGGGTCCAGTTGCCCAACGTCAACACCTCGCCCTGGGCCAACGCTTCGGCGTCGGCCAGCAGGTCGTGAAAACTTTCATAATGCACCTCCCTGCGGTCCATAACGTCCCTGGTGTTGACGGCCATGGTCTTTCCTTCGTTTCGGGAACGGACAATCGATTCCCCATTGCCTCGGGCGGCGTCCCGCCGGCACTGGCAGCCTGCACAGCAGCCGATCAGCATACCGCCTCGACCGGCCGCCTCACAAGGGGCTTGGAGCCTTTCCGGGCAAAACGCTATGATGCAGCACCGTACAGGCGGCAAATCCGCTTAAGTCTTTGCAGCCTTTGTAGTTTGATCGCTGAAAGGAGTCCCGATCTTGCTCACGCCGAGGGTGCGGACCGTAATTCAGGCACGCATGGCCTCCAGTCGCTTGCCGGGCAAAGTATTGGCCAACTTGGCCGGCCGGCCGCTGTTGGAGTTCGTCGTGCGGCGACTGCGGGCGGCCGGTAACGATTGGGAAATGACCGTGGCGACAACCACCTCCGCGGCCGATGACGCCATTGAGGCTTGCTGCCGCCGGTTGGAAGTACGCTGTTTTCGAGGACCGGAAGCGGACGTACTCGGTCGCTACGTCGCAGCCGCTGCCGACCTGGCGGACAGCGACATTCTGCTCCGGGCCACCGCCGACAATCCGCTTTACTGTTCCAGCCGCACGGCGGCCATTGTCGCCGAGCATCGCCGCCGCAACGCCGATTACACGTGTATCGAGCGGCTCTCCTATGTCGTTCCGGAAGTCCTGCGCGCGGGCGCGCTGCGGTCGATGGCCCTGCTGGCGACCGATGCCTATTGCCGCGAGCACGTCACGCCTTACTTTCGCGAAGCGCCGCGCGAATTTCAGGTCGTGCAGTTGCCGGCCGACTGGAACGGCCTGCGGCCCGAGGTTCGTCTCACGGTGGACACGGCGGAAGACCTTTCGCGGATGGACATCATTTGCCAACCGCTGGCAAGAGAAGACGTCTTGTTTCCTTTAGAGGACGCGTATTCGCTGGTCGATCGCAGCTTTGAGACGACTCAGTAATTGCCGACCGTGTTACCGTCGGCAATGTTGCAAAGCCACGCCAGGATGTTGATGTCGGTCGTCTCGCTGATGAAATGGACCGAGCCATCGGCCATGGTCACATTGCAACCGGCCGGATGGAGGCTGCCCGCCATGCCCCACGAGGCGACCCGTCCGGGCAAGTAGGAGTTGGCAGTCGTCCAATAGGTCCAGCAGTTGACGACCTGGCCGCCGCACAGCGGGCACGTGGTCGCCGGATAGGTGCTCAAGTTGTCGTAAAGCGAGACGCCGTACATGACCCAGGCACGATACCCCCAGGCGTTTCCATTGCCGTTGTAGACCATCAAGGGACTTTCAATGAACGCCGCAGTATTGCTCGTACCATCCTTGATACTGGACATGCTGCTATTGCTGTTCTGGCCGAACAAGGCGCGATACTTTTGAAGGCCGTTGTTCGTGTACCACGTCTGCCAGTTGTGATTCCCGATTTCATAGTCCGGCTTGGTGCTGAACTCGTAAGACGTTTTCGCGCCCAACAGCGTGTCGGTGCTGGTGATGCCGTAAGCCGCGCCCGTCGCCATGGTCTTGGTTCCGTCGTCGCTGGGGCAGAGAAACATCGGAAGCTGCGTGGCAACGACGACATCGTTTCCGGACGTTGTCGGCGTCAGGGGTAAACCGGCAACAGGATACGGGACGGCACCGTAATAGGTGCTTGAGCAGGCCGCGACGTTCTTGTTGAACTTGTCGTAGAGCGGTCCCTGCTCCAAGTAGGGCAGCATCAAAACATAACCGCTCGTGTTCATGATACTGTTGTAGTATTGGGGAGAAGGCAAAGCCTCCACCGCCCCATAATTCAGGCCCGCCGGCGGAAACACCTGCATCACGTCGTGATAGTTCTGCGCGGCAAGGCCGATTTGCTTCATGTTGTTGGTGCATTGCGTGCGGCGGGCCGCCTCGCGTGCCGCCTGCACGGCGGGCAGCAAGAGGGCGATGAGAATGCCGATGATGGCAATCACCACCAACAACTCGACCAGAGTGAAACCGCGCAATGTGACGCGACGACGAGCCATAAACATAGAATGGGCCTCCAGGAAAAGAGATGGGATCCATCCGACGGCGCAAGGAAAGAGTCAATCGCGGAAGACCGATCCTGCGCCACCGATATCCAATTTGTTAAATCAGGGTGGGCGAACGAGCGCCGCTTTGTGTTTGCAAGCCGCGTGCCACCGGGCGACCGCGGGCCGTTCAAAAGCATCCAAAGGCTTTGTGCTGCTAGACTTGCCACATATCGCGGCCGCCTGATTCTCACACGCTCGCCACCATTTGCCGCAGGCACTGCCTTGTGCAACGGCATCCGAAGACGAACGTGGTGCCAAGAGGACAAAAAAGAAGTCGGTGTAACAGTTGGTCGCCGGGATCCTCCAGGCTGGGCTTGAGGCCGGCGCATCGCTTGACATCGCGGCCCCGTCGCGCGACGATCAAAGACCGGCATCGGTTCTTCCGGCGTCGAACACGTTCACGAAAGAGTGGTTGCATGAGGATGTGCTGGATCGCTTACTGCCTGGTCCTCGCGGCCGACATCGCCGCCGCGGCCGAGCCGGCGACCGATTACCTGCGCGACGTAAAGCCGCTCCTGGAACGGCGCTGTTTTGCTTGTCACGGTCCACTCAAACAGGAGTCGGAGTTGCGTCTCGACACGGGCGCTTTCATCCGCCGCGGTGGAACGGACGGACCGGCAATCGAGCCGGGCAACCCCACTGCGAGCCGGCTGGTCGAGCGAGTGTCGGCGACCGATCCGTCGCGGCGCATGCCGCCCGAGGGCGCGCCCCTGACAGCTCGGGAGATCGGCACCTTGGCGGCATGGATCGAGTCGGGGGCCAAAACGCCGGCGGACGAGAAGCCGCAAGACGACCCGACCACGCATTGGGCCTTCCGTCGGCCGCTACGTCCCGCCGTGCCCACTGCGAGGTCGGACTGGGTGACGAATCCGATCGATGCGTTCATCGTCGCGCGACAAGTCGCCGCGGGAGTCGGACCGCTCGCCGAGGCCGACAAAGCGACGCTCTTGCGAAGGCTCACGCTCGATCTCATCGGACTCCCACCGACTCGCGACGAGCTCCGCGCGTTTCTGGCCGACCCATCCGACACGGCTTACGAGCGGGCCGTCGACCGGCTGCTGAACAGCCCGCAATATGGCGAACGTTGGGGACGGCATTGGATGGATGTGTGGCGATACAGCGACTGGTACGGCCGCCGCGCCGTGCCTGACGTGATGAACAGCTACCCTCACGTCTGGCGGTGGCGCGACTGGATCGTGCGCTCGCTCAACGACGACAAAGGTTACGACCGCATGATCGTCGAGATGCTCTCGGCCGACGAGGCGGCGCCGGGCGACGACGCCGACGTGGTGGCGACCGGGTTCCTCGTGCGAAACTGGTTCAAGTGGAACTATGAGAACTGGATGAAGGACAACGTCGAACACACGGCCAAGGCATTTCTCGGCCTGACCATGAATTGCGCCCACTGCCACAATCACAAGTACGACCCGATTGCGCAGGAAGAATACTTCCGCTTCCGCGCGTTCTTCGAGCCGCTTGAGCTCCGCCAGGACCGTGTCGCCGGTCTCGCGGATCCGGGACCGTTCAAGAAATACGTCTATGCCCAATCTTATGGCCCGATCGCGGCCGGCCTGGTCCGCGTGTTCGATGAGAAACTCGACGCGCAGACGTTCATGTACGTGAAGGGCGATGCTCGCAATCGCATGGAAGGCAAACCGCCTGTCGAGCCGGGCATGCCGGCGGTTTTGGGCGACGCAAGTTTTTCGATCACGCCCATCGACCTGCCGCCGGAGGCGTTTTATCCGGGCCTCGCGGCCCCCATTCGCGAGGAAGAGAGGGCCAAAGCCGCAGCCGAGCTGGCAGCCGCCAGGCAGACGTTGGCCAAATCGCAGGAGAACGTCGCCGCGGCGGAAAGGCAGCTTGCCGAATTGCGTACTCGTGCGCAACAACCCCTCACAGCCCGGAATCGACCGGGGCCCGATGCGCTCTTGCAGGCCGAGCAAGCGCAGCTCGATGCCCGACTTTCGTACCGAGTCGACGAGCAGCATGTCGCCCAGGCGGCCGCGCGCCAGTGGGCGCTCTCCGCCCGGCTGGCTGCCGATGACGCCCGCTATCGCGGCCTGGGCGATCCGCAAGCCCTGGCGAAAGCCGCCTTCCTGGCCGAGAAACAGGCCGCCTGGGAAGAGGCGCAGTTGCGGCTGGCGCGGGCCGAACGCGGCCTGATCGCAGCCGAACGCAAAGCGGCCGCCGACCCCAACGCGAAAGCGGAAGTCGAAAAGTCGCAAAAGGAGTTGACCGACGCCCGAGCGGCGGCCGACGCGGCGCGGGCCGCGCTGGCCACTTCGGGCGACGCCTACACTCCGCTCTCGCCGGTCTATCCGGCCCGCAGCACCGGCCGCCGGCTGGCGCTGGCCAGGTCGATTGCCAGTCCCAACAACCCGCTGACGGCGCGCGTGGCGGTGAATCATATCTGGATGCGCCACTTTGGCCGAGGTCTGGTTGAAACGCCCGCCAACTTTGGCCGCAGCGGCCGGCCGCCCTCACATCCCGAGCTGCTCGATTGGCTGGCCGTGGAGCTGATGGAGCAAGGCTGGCGGATGAAAGCCGTCCACCGCCTGATTGTCACCAGCCGTACCTACCGGCTCCGCTCGCAGCTTGGGGCCACGGATCACCCGAATCTGGCGCTCGACCGCGACAATCGCCTCTACTGGCGTGCCAACACGCGCCGCATGGAAGCCGAATGCGTGCGCGACAGCATCCTGGCTTCTGCCGGCGAGCTCGACACCACGATGGGCGGGCACGAGATCGATGCCACGCAAGGACTCGCATTGCGGCGGCGCAGCCTCTACTTTGCCATTCACGGCGAGGCAAAGATGCAGTTCCTCGAACTCTTCGACGCGCCCGACGTTTGCGATTGTTATGAGCGAGTTTCGTCGGTCCGCCCCCAGCAGGCGCTGGCGCTGGCCAACAGCGAATTGCCGCTGACGTGCGGCCGGCTGCTGGCCGAAAAACTGTGGCGGGCGTCGAGCGACGTGTCGGACGCCGCGCAGCGAGAAGCCGAGTTTGTGCGCGGGGCGTTCGAGGAACTTCTCTCACGTCCGCCCAGCGACGCGGAGCTGAACGCCTGCGTCGATTATCTGGCCCAGCAAACTCGCGAGCTCGCCGTGGTAAGATCACCGGAAGCCCCGACCGCCGCCGGTCCGGCCCCGTCGAGCGACCCCGCTCAACGCGCACGCGAAACGCTGATCCACGCCTTGTTCAACCACAACGATTTCGTGACGGTCCGCTAAGACTAAGTTGGCAAGGTGAATACTGTATCAGCCGCGTAGCGGCGGTAGAATTCAGCCGTGGGCGCCAGCCCACGGTGATGTTTGCGATTCGCCAGCGAAGCCGCGTAGCGGCGACAGAGCATCGCGCGCCGTCGCCGCTACGCGGCTTTGCCGGAGGACTTGCACATTTTCCGTGGGCTGGCGCCCACGGCTAAACTCCGTTGCCGCTACGCGGCTGGCCCACTTCTCGAAGTAATGCGACCATGAACGCCGATTCTTCCCAATCTCAGTCGCTGCTTGCCGCCGCACGGCATTGTCGTTGCGGCCGCCTCGCTCGCCGGACATTCTTGGCCGACCTGGGCCTCGGATTCACAGGGCTGGCGATGGGCGCCCTGCTGCATCGCGATGGAATCGCCCGCGCGGACGACGCCATCTCTCCGCCCGACGGACGGCCGCACTTTGCACCGAGGGCCAAGCACGTCATCTGGATCTTCCTTTCCGGCGGCGTGAGCCATCTTGAGACGTTCGACCCCAAGCCGCTGTTGAACCGGTTCGCCGGCAAGACCTACGACGAGACGACGCTCCCCAATCCGCAAAAGCTGCCGATCTATCGCGAACGGTCGCGGTCGGTGGTCGGCTTCGATCGCGAAGTCGTATCGAAGATCATGCCGCTCTCGGTCGGCTATCAGAAGCGCGGCCAGCTCGGCTGCGAAGTCAGTGATTGGCTGCCGCACCTCGGCGGCGTCGTCGACGATCTGTGCATCGTCCGTTCGATGTACACCACCGACAACGACCACGGCGCGGAGTTTCAGTTTCACACGGGCCGCCACGTGCTCGATGAACAGCAGCCGACGATCGGCTCCTGGATCAGCTACGGCCTGGGCGCGCTCAACGAGAACTTGCCGCAGTTCGTCTTTCTGGGCCAGTACAAAGACCCGCGGGTCAAGAAGGATTTCGAGGCCCATTACCTGGGGCCGCGGCATGCGGGCGTCGAGCTGTCGCTCGATCCGGCCAATCCGCTGCCGTTCGGAGGCCGTCCGGCGAGCGTCTTGCCGGCGGAGCAACGCAACGAATTTGCCCTCATCCACCGGCTGAACGAGCTGGCGGCCGTCGAATATCCGGAAGACGAGCAACTTCGCGCCCGCATCCGCTCTTACGAGCTGGCCTACCGCATGCAGATGTCGGCCCCCGAGGCGCTCGACCTGGCCGGCGAGACGCAGGAGACGCAGCAGCTCTACGGCATCGACAACGAGACGACCGCCCTCTACGGTCGCCGGCTGTTGGCGGCCCGGCGGCTGGCGGAGCGCGGCGTGCGGTTCACGCTGGTTTATCTGAGCGACTACGGCGAATGGGATTCGCACAGCAATATCAAAGAGTTGCACGCCCGGTCGTGCGGACGCGTCGACAAACCGCTGGCCGGACTCGTGACCGATCTCAAACGCCGCGGCATGCTGGAGGAAACGATCGTCGTCTGCGCCACGGAGTTTGGCCGCACGCCCGCGTTGGAAGTCACGAGTCTGAACAAGGCCGGCACGGGGCGCGACCATCATCCGCACGGTTTCACGGTCTGGCTGGCCGGCGCGGGGCTCAAGCGCGGCCACGTCCACGGCGCGACCGACGAATTCGGTTTTCACGCCGTCGAGCAGCCGCACTACGTGACCGACATCCACGCCACGGTCCTGCACCTGCTCGGCCTCGACTCCCACCGCCTGTCTGTGCCCGGACGGCAACGCCTGGAGATCGACTACGGGCGGGTCATCGACGACGTTCTGGCGTAGTGCCGGCGGTTGCGAACGGCGAACCGGTGCCACATCTCGTGCGGGGTGAGGCGTTCCAATCACAAGCAGGAGCGCAATAGTCCGTCGAAAACCCATCACTTCAACCTCTTTATGCGCTTTGGTGGTGACGCTATTCTCGCGACATGAGCGCCGCACGATCTTCGGGAGCTTTCGCTATGGCAATGACGTTTGATGCGACACTGAAAGACATGGCCCGCGAATGCCCCGAAGGTTTTCTGGCGGCGTTCGATCGCAGAACTACGCAGCGCATTTCGGTGCTGAACGTGGACCTATCGGCCGTGACCGCCGCCGCCGACATCGTGTATGGGTTGGGCGAGCCCCTGCAGGAAATCATCCACATCGACTGCCAATCGAGCGCCGCCGCTTGGAAGCACGCCGACCTGCTGCTCTACAACGCGCTGTTGTTTGCCCGCTACCACGTGCCGGTCCACACCGTCGTGGTATTGCTGCGGCCCGAAGCCGCGCATTCCAACATGGACGGCACCGTTGACTACGCGCCACGCCCCGAGCATGGTAGCATGAGTTTCAGGTATCAGATGGAACGTCTTTGGTTGCGTTCGGCTGAGGAGCTGTTGGCGGGCGATGTGGGCGTGGCGCCGCTGGCGGTGCTTGGGCGCCTCCCTGAAGGTGCGCCGCTTGAGGAGGCCATTGCGAACGTCGCAGAGCGGATCGTCGAACGGCTAACCAAAGAGGCGCCGCCGGACAGGGCAAAAAAGCTGCTGACCGACGCACTTCTGCTGACCGGGCTTCGCGTGAAACGCGACGTGGCTGCGAAGATTTTTCGAGGAGTTCGAATGATGGAAGAATCCGACACCTATTTGATGATTGTCGATGAGGGCAAAGAGAAGCAGGCCAAAAAGGCAATCCTCCTGTTTGGAGAAGAAAAGTTCGGACCGGCCGACGAAGCAATTAAGTCGGAACTCGATGGCGTAACCGATCTTGATCGACTTGACCGCATGATTCGCCGCGCTGTGAAAGCGACGGCGTGGCGAGAAATCCTCGATACACCATGAGCCTGCAACACTACGATCTCCGTCGCTGCCCCTTTTCTCTTTCGA
Encoded here:
- a CDS encoding DUF1501 domain-containing protein; the encoded protein is MLSFLGRGVRLCDGVSRREILRVGGLAFTGLLWSDWLRARTALGRQTSDRGGPQSATFGKAKACILVFNYGGPSHIDSFDLKPEAPVEIRGEFLPIATQVPGTALCEHLPRLAAAADRYAILRSVNHADNDHAVGAYLALTAHPHPRSRPLGIEPAATPQDMPSLGSVVSKLGAADKSMFPYVTLGELRHFGNKDSMGQNAGCLGHAYDPFAVPFTQPMGGDDVRLDMRVVGSMLGETETAGQKLTGRRHLLDELNRALPALEGRAGTRDLDNFRRRAYELLASPASRDAFDLAKEPQRTRELYGPTPFAQNCLLARRLVEAGVPMVTVYSVANRDWDTHGDNFKSLKNTLLPVTDQGLSALLQDLGERNLLDETLVVWMGDMGRTPLINKNAGRDHWSFCYCVVMAGAGIRGGYVHGTSDRNAAYPASQPVSPADVAATIYHALGIHSRSEVTDQQGRPIQIAPGKPVYELFA
- a CDS encoding DUF1569 domain-containing protein, producing the protein MAVNTRDVMDRREVHYESFHDLLADAEALAQGEVLTLGNWTLGQIFLHLARSIHASIDGTAAHVAWWTRLVVRLFYARRLLAGPMPAGLQLPEEVAGTLTPKPTSVEKGIASLRAAIERLHFETERAAHPLLGELSLDQWDRFHLRHAELHMSFAVPVEEPALV
- a CDS encoding NTP transferase domain-containing protein, which encodes MLTPRVRTVIQARMASSRLPGKVLANLAGRPLLEFVVRRLRAAGNDWEMTVATTTSAADDAIEACCRRLEVRCFRGPEADVLGRYVAAAADLADSDILLRATADNPLYCSSRTAAIVAEHRRRNADYTCIERLSYVVPEVLRAGALRSMALLATDAYCREHVTPYFREAPREFQVVQLPADWNGLRPEVRLTVDTAEDLSRMDIICQPLAREDVLFPLEDAYSLVDRSFETTQ
- a CDS encoding DUF1559 domain-containing protein → MFMARRRVTLRGFTLVELLVVIAIIGILIALLLPAVQAAREAARRTQCTNNMKQIGLAAQNYHDVMQVFPPAGLNYGAVEALPSPQYYNSIMNTSGYVLMLPYLEQGPLYDKFNKNVAACSSTYYGAVPYPVAGLPLTPTTSGNDVVVATQLPMFLCPSDDGTKTMATGAAYGITSTDTLLGAKTSYEFSTKPDYEIGNHNWQTWYTNNGLQKYRALFGQNSNSSMSSIKDGTSNTAAFIESPLMVYNGNGNAWGYRAWVMYGVSLYDNLSTYPATTCPLCGGQVVNCWTYWTTANSYLPGRVASWGMAGSLHPAGCNVTMADGSVHFISETTDINILAWLCNIADGNTVGNY
- a CDS encoding DUF1553 domain-containing protein, coding for MRMCWIAYCLVLAADIAAAAEPATDYLRDVKPLLERRCFACHGPLKQESELRLDTGAFIRRGGTDGPAIEPGNPTASRLVERVSATDPSRRMPPEGAPLTAREIGTLAAWIESGAKTPADEKPQDDPTTHWAFRRPLRPAVPTARSDWVTNPIDAFIVARQVAAGVGPLAEADKATLLRRLTLDLIGLPPTRDELRAFLADPSDTAYERAVDRLLNSPQYGERWGRHWMDVWRYSDWYGRRAVPDVMNSYPHVWRWRDWIVRSLNDDKGYDRMIVEMLSADEAAPGDDADVVATGFLVRNWFKWNYENWMKDNVEHTAKAFLGLTMNCAHCHNHKYDPIAQEEYFRFRAFFEPLELRQDRVAGLADPGPFKKYVYAQSYGPIAAGLVRVFDEKLDAQTFMYVKGDARNRMEGKPPVEPGMPAVLGDASFSITPIDLPPEAFYPGLAAPIREEERAKAAAELAAARQTLAKSQENVAAAERQLAELRTRAQQPLTARNRPGPDALLQAEQAQLDARLSYRVDEQHVAQAAARQWALSARLAADDARYRGLGDPQALAKAAFLAEKQAAWEEAQLRLARAERGLIAAERKAAADPNAKAEVEKSQKELTDARAAADAARAALATSGDAYTPLSPVYPARSTGRRLALARSIASPNNPLTARVAVNHIWMRHFGRGLVETPANFGRSGRPPSHPELLDWLAVELMEQGWRMKAVHRLIVTSRTYRLRSQLGATDHPNLALDRDNRLYWRANTRRMEAECVRDSILASAGELDTTMGGHEIDATQGLALRRRSLYFAIHGEAKMQFLELFDAPDVCDCYERVSSVRPQQALALANSELPLTCGRLLAEKLWRASSDVSDAAQREAEFVRGAFEELLSRPPSDAELNACVDYLAQQTRELAVVRSPEAPTAAGPAPSSDPAQRARETLIHALFNHNDFVTVR
- a CDS encoding DUF1501 domain-containing protein, whose amino-acid sequence is MNADSSQSQSLLAAARHCRCGRLARRTFLADLGLGFTGLAMGALLHRDGIARADDAISPPDGRPHFAPRAKHVIWIFLSGGVSHLETFDPKPLLNRFAGKTYDETTLPNPQKLPIYRERSRSVVGFDREVVSKIMPLSVGYQKRGQLGCEVSDWLPHLGGVVDDLCIVRSMYTTDNDHGAEFQFHTGRHVLDEQQPTIGSWISYGLGALNENLPQFVFLGQYKDPRVKKDFEAHYLGPRHAGVELSLDPANPLPFGGRPASVLPAEQRNEFALIHRLNELAAVEYPEDEQLRARIRSYELAYRMQMSAPEALDLAGETQETQQLYGIDNETTALYGRRLLAARRLAERGVRFTLVYLSDYGEWDSHSNIKELHARSCGRVDKPLAGLVTDLKRRGMLEETIVVCATEFGRTPALEVTSLNKAGTGRDHHPHGFTVWLAGAGLKRGHVHGATDEFGFHAVEQPHYVTDIHATVLHLLGLDSHRLSVPGRQRLEIDYGRVIDDVLA